In Natronococcus occultus SP4, the following proteins share a genomic window:
- a CDS encoding DUF5786 family protein, with amino-acid sequence MSMGAYDEDEHERREEQASRVDADFDDERTIYHGKVEYDAGESAEELLNKFEEIKSD; translated from the coding sequence ATGTCAATGGGTGCCTATGATGAGGACGAACACGAGCGGCGCGAGGAGCAGGCCTCGCGGGTGGACGCGGATTTCGACGACGAGCGGACGATCTACCACGGAAAAGTCGAGTACGACGCCGGCGAATCCGCCGAGGAGCTGCTGAACAAGTTCGAGGAGATCAAGTCGGATTAG
- a CDS encoding DUF5784 family protein: MARPLRFRYSPARWSEQRVRQEILGPLRSNIGARAVAPRFDIGADWETHRFEMQNGDLALFARNGEEAYWMGNTETPSALWKTDKFGWQEIPYHVARWSQRELLATLHETDPWLEDYPYLSWFFLPVFMSKDGRESTRAFFREHGAGFPDAGRRETTRFFEEFLKTGVLDEYRSVMAGKLGTSDHVDRVRMSAAMGEFIAAKILTDAGYEVTPEIEVTTGHSLDYRAEDEETNRLVEVTRPQPPANRVAAGPVAAVRDTAETKTDGQLAEHGGGAVLFVDCSSFRDDAWAAVRGERPDLRHRPAVVYRARPDGYVEGYRKGSVPLEFGDAIEFVD, translated from the coding sequence GTGGCACGGCCGCTTCGCTTTCGTTACTCGCCCGCCCGCTGGAGCGAGCAACGAGTTCGACAGGAGATACTGGGGCCGCTTCGCTCGAACATCGGTGCTCGGGCGGTCGCCCCGCGATTCGACATCGGTGCGGACTGGGAGACACACCGCTTCGAGATGCAAAACGGCGACCTCGCACTGTTTGCTCGCAACGGCGAGGAAGCCTACTGGATGGGCAACACTGAGACTCCCTCGGCGCTGTGGAAGACAGACAAGTTCGGCTGGCAGGAAATTCCCTACCACGTCGCCCGGTGGAGCCAGCGGGAGCTGCTCGCAACCTTACACGAGACCGACCCCTGGCTCGAGGACTACCCGTACCTCTCGTGGTTCTTCCTGCCCGTTTTCATGTCCAAGGACGGCCGCGAGTCGACGCGGGCCTTTTTCCGCGAACACGGCGCCGGTTTCCCCGACGCCGGCCGTCGCGAGACGACGCGATTCTTCGAGGAGTTTCTCAAGACCGGCGTGTTAGACGAGTATCGGTCCGTCATGGCGGGGAAGCTCGGTACCAGCGACCACGTCGACCGCGTTCGGATGAGCGCCGCGATGGGTGAGTTCATCGCCGCGAAGATCCTCACCGACGCGGGCTACGAGGTCACTCCGGAGATCGAGGTGACGACCGGACACTCGCTCGATTACCGGGCCGAAGACGAGGAGACGAACCGCCTCGTCGAGGTGACCCGTCCCCAGCCGCCGGCCAACCGGGTCGCGGCCGGTCCCGTCGCCGCCGTCCGCGACACCGCCGAGACGAAGACCGACGGCCAGCTCGCCGAACACGGCGGCGGTGCCGTCCTGTTCGTCGACTGTTCGAGCTTCCGGGACGACGCCTGGGCCGCCGTGCGAGGCGAACGGCCCGACCTCCGTCACCGTCCCGCAGTCGTCTACCGCGCCCGTCCCGACGGTTACGTCGAGGGCTACCGGAAGGGGTCGGTCCCGCTCGAGTTCGGCGACGCGATCGAGTTCGTCGACTAA
- a CDS encoding zinc/iron-chelating domain-containing protein — translation MEVHCEDCASCCLDWRSLLDENVGSDPDHGRQAARSGPDAGSAVDPSPIDDGYNFAALTRDEVRTFLERGAAAALTPRFWTVGEDEGVAVGDHRVAAVAGRPAFFVGLRKPPKPVAPFGREDATWLPTCVFLDPTTLQCRIHGTDRYPDECGVYPERNLALGAETECERVESAFDGERLLDRAHRDADKLLFGPQAVGAKLFCHPRPEELADVLDRLATGELRATDRAECLAVAAASSPGTLATSDHHYEWGYERALESLSGESDGESADDGGEDAWVGPAIEAWERRRANADGSVPSPSIAHGIEEQRGAPGTPGWDGLE, via the coding sequence ATGGAGGTGCACTGCGAGGACTGTGCCAGCTGCTGTCTCGACTGGCGATCGCTGCTCGACGAGAACGTCGGGAGCGATCCGGACCACGGACGCCAAGCGGCCAGGTCGGGTCCCGACGCGGGGTCCGCCGTCGACCCCAGCCCGATCGACGACGGCTACAACTTCGCCGCGCTCACCCGCGACGAGGTCCGAACCTTCCTCGAGCGTGGCGCAGCTGCGGCGCTGACGCCGCGGTTCTGGACGGTCGGCGAGGACGAGGGCGTCGCGGTCGGGGACCACCGGGTCGCCGCGGTCGCTGGTCGACCCGCCTTCTTCGTCGGGCTCCGGAAGCCGCCCAAACCCGTCGCGCCCTTCGGTCGCGAGGACGCGACCTGGCTGCCGACCTGCGTCTTCCTCGATCCGACGACGCTGCAGTGTCGGATCCACGGTACCGACCGGTACCCCGACGAGTGCGGCGTCTACCCCGAGCGTAACCTCGCGCTCGGGGCGGAAACGGAGTGTGAGCGCGTCGAGTCGGCGTTCGACGGCGAGCGTCTGCTCGATCGGGCCCACCGCGACGCCGACAAGCTCCTGTTTGGCCCCCAGGCGGTCGGCGCGAAGCTGTTCTGTCACCCGCGCCCGGAGGAGCTCGCGGACGTCCTCGATCGGCTCGCCACGGGCGAGCTGCGGGCGACAGACCGCGCGGAGTGTCTGGCCGTCGCCGCTGCCTCCAGTCCGGGCACCCTCGCGACGTCGGACCACCACTACGAGTGGGGGTACGAACGAGCCCTCGAGTCCCTCTCCGGCGAAAGCGACGGTGAAAGCGCGGATGACGGCGGCGAGGACGCCTGGGTCGGCCCCGCGATCGAGGCCTGGGAACGTCGGCGAGCGAACGCCGACGGCTCGGTGCCGTCGCCGTCGATCGCTCACGGAATCGAAGAGCAGCGGGGCGCCCCCGGGACGCCGGGCTGGGATGGCCTCGAGTGA
- the ileS gene encoding isoleucine--tRNA ligase, with amino-acid sequence MSRFDEVDDQYDPHTLEQRVFDYWDDVDAYEQTVEHRSDGESFFFVDGPPYTSGSAHMGTTWNKTLKDVYIRFLRMQGYDVTDRPGYDMHGLPIETRVEERLGFENKKDIEEFGEENFIQECKDYADEQLEGLQQDFQDFGVWMDWDDPYRTVEPEYMEAAWWGFSKAAERGLVEKGHRSISQCPRCETAIANNEVEYEDVEDPSVYVKFDLTDREGSVVIWTTTPWTIPANTFVAVDPDLTYQGVRAEKDGEEEVIYVAEDCVEGVLKEGRYDDYEVVEECSGEEMIGWEYEHPLAEEVPGHVDVDDALQIYDAEYVEADRTGLVHSAPGHGEEDFQRGRELGLPIFCPVAGDGVYTEDAGKYEDQFVKEADEEIIADLEDNGAMLSADTVHHSYGHCWRCDTGIVQIVTDQWFITITDVKEELLSNIEDSEWHPQWARDNRFRDFVEDAPDWNVSRQRYWGIPLPVWTPEDRDDDEDMLVISDREELVERVDQEIEYDSVDLHKDTVDDLTITEDGKTYTRVPDVFDVWLDSSVASWGTLNYPSDDSRFDELWPADLILEAHDQTRGWFWSQLGMGTAAIGESPYQEVLMHGHALMPDGRAMSKSKDILIDPHEAIDSHGRDVMRLFLLSNNPQGDDMRFSWDGMQTMEDNLRTLWNVFRFPLPYMRLDGFDPGVATESQRGEGGEAAGATTLEDVDDDLELIDEWVLARLQSTKAEMTESFEVYRQDKALDALLEFVVEDVSRFYVQAVRERMWEEDDSASKEAAYATIYRVLRETVALLAPYAPFVSDEIYGTLTGEAEHDTVHMCDWPAVEEYWVDDQLEDDVAFLRAIEEAGANARQQAGRKLRWPVPRVVVAADDERVLEAVERHAGLLEDRLNAREIELVSPDDRWGELNYSAQADMSELGPAFGDRAGQVMNALNEARIDEPDLEALEAAVNDVLEDDESITEEMVSFVTETPEGVAGTAFSLNGDDRGVAYVDASLTDDIESEGYAREVIRRVQEMRKELDLDVEERIVLDVEIDDDRVADLVAEREGLLREEVRADELRTVEDGHRKEWEVEGVTMEIAVEPVAAAEASG; translated from the coding sequence CCTTCTTCTTCGTCGACGGCCCGCCGTACACGTCGGGGTCGGCCCACATGGGTACGACCTGGAACAAGACCCTGAAGGACGTCTACATCCGCTTCCTGCGGATGCAGGGGTACGACGTCACCGACCGTCCGGGCTACGACATGCACGGACTGCCGATCGAGACCCGCGTCGAGGAACGGCTCGGCTTCGAGAACAAGAAGGACATCGAGGAGTTCGGCGAGGAGAACTTCATCCAGGAGTGTAAGGACTACGCCGACGAACAGCTCGAGGGACTCCAGCAGGACTTCCAGGACTTCGGCGTCTGGATGGACTGGGACGATCCCTACCGGACCGTCGAGCCCGAGTACATGGAGGCGGCCTGGTGGGGGTTCTCGAAGGCCGCCGAGCGCGGCTTAGTCGAGAAGGGCCACCGCTCGATCTCGCAGTGTCCCCGTTGTGAGACCGCTATCGCGAACAACGAGGTCGAGTACGAGGACGTCGAGGACCCCTCGGTCTACGTGAAATTCGACCTCACCGACCGGGAGGGGTCGGTCGTCATCTGGACGACGACCCCGTGGACGATCCCGGCGAACACGTTCGTCGCGGTCGACCCCGATCTGACCTACCAGGGCGTACGCGCCGAGAAAGACGGCGAGGAGGAGGTCATCTACGTCGCCGAGGACTGCGTCGAGGGCGTCCTCAAGGAGGGCCGCTACGACGACTACGAGGTCGTCGAGGAGTGCTCGGGTGAGGAGATGATCGGCTGGGAGTACGAACACCCCCTCGCCGAGGAGGTTCCCGGCCACGTCGACGTCGACGACGCCCTCCAGATCTACGACGCGGAGTACGTCGAGGCCGACCGCACCGGGCTCGTCCACTCCGCGCCCGGCCACGGTGAGGAGGACTTCCAGCGGGGACGCGAGCTCGGCTTGCCGATCTTCTGTCCGGTCGCCGGCGACGGCGTCTACACCGAGGACGCCGGCAAGTACGAGGACCAGTTCGTCAAAGAGGCCGACGAGGAGATCATCGCCGACCTCGAGGACAACGGGGCGATGCTCTCGGCCGACACCGTCCACCACAGCTACGGCCACTGCTGGCGCTGCGATACGGGGATCGTCCAGATCGTCACCGACCAGTGGTTCATCACGATCACCGACGTCAAAGAGGAGCTGCTTTCCAACATCGAGGACAGCGAGTGGCACCCCCAGTGGGCACGGGACAACCGGTTCCGGGACTTCGTCGAGGACGCCCCCGACTGGAACGTCTCCCGCCAGCGCTACTGGGGGATTCCCCTCCCCGTCTGGACGCCCGAGGACCGGGACGACGACGAGGACATGCTCGTCATCAGCGACCGCGAGGAGCTCGTCGAGCGGGTCGACCAGGAGATCGAGTACGATTCGGTCGACCTCCACAAGGACACCGTCGACGACCTGACGATCACCGAGGACGGCAAGACCTACACCCGCGTTCCCGACGTCTTCGACGTCTGGCTGGACTCCTCGGTAGCCTCCTGGGGAACGCTGAACTATCCCTCGGACGACAGCCGGTTCGACGAGCTCTGGCCTGCCGACCTCATCCTGGAGGCTCACGACCAGACCCGGGGCTGGTTCTGGTCCCAGCTCGGGATGGGCACCGCGGCGATCGGTGAGAGCCCCTACCAGGAAGTGCTGATGCACGGCCACGCGCTGATGCCCGACGGCCGCGCGATGAGCAAGTCCAAGGACATCCTGATCGACCCCCACGAGGCGATCGACAGCCACGGCCGGGACGTGATGCGACTGTTCTTGCTGTCGAACAACCCGCAGGGCGACGACATGCGCTTCTCCTGGGACGGGATGCAGACGATGGAGGACAACCTCCGGACGCTGTGGAACGTCTTCCGGTTCCCGCTGCCGTACATGCGTCTCGACGGGTTCGATCCCGGCGTTGCGACGGAGTCGCAACGAGGCGAAGGCGGCGAAGCCGCCGGAGCGACGACCCTCGAGGACGTCGACGACGACCTCGAGCTGATCGACGAGTGGGTGTTGGCCCGGCTGCAGTCGACGAAAGCCGAGATGACCGAGAGCTTCGAGGTGTACCGCCAGGACAAGGCCCTCGACGCGCTCCTCGAGTTCGTCGTCGAGGACGTCTCCCGCTTTTACGTCCAGGCGGTCCGCGAACGGATGTGGGAGGAAGACGACAGCGCCTCCAAAGAGGCCGCTTACGCGACGATCTATCGGGTCCTGCGGGAGACGGTCGCGCTGCTCGCCCCCTACGCCCCCTTCGTCAGCGACGAGATCTACGGCACCCTCACGGGCGAGGCCGAGCACGACACCGTCCACATGTGCGACTGGCCCGCCGTCGAGGAGTACTGGGTCGACGACCAGCTCGAGGACGACGTCGCCTTCCTGCGGGCGATCGAGGAGGCCGGCGCCAACGCTCGCCAGCAGGCCGGCCGCAAGCTGCGCTGGCCCGTCCCGCGGGTCGTCGTCGCTGCCGACGACGAGCGCGTCCTCGAGGCCGTCGAGCGCCACGCCGGCCTGCTCGAGGACCGGCTCAACGCCCGCGAGATCGAGCTCGTCTCGCCCGACGACCGCTGGGGTGAGCTGAACTACAGCGCCCAGGCCGACATGAGCGAGCTGGGTCCCGCCTTCGGTGACCGCGCGGGCCAGGTGATGAACGCGCTCAACGAGGCCCGGATCGACGAGCCCGACCTCGAGGCCCTCGAGGCAGCCGTGAACGACGTCCTCGAGGACGACGAATCGATCACCGAGGAGATGGTTTCGTTCGTCACCGAGACCCCCGAGGGCGTCGCGGGCACCGCGTTCTCGCTGAACGGCGACGACCGCGGGGTGGCCTACGTCGACGCCTCGCTGACCGACGACATCGAAAGCGAGGGGTACGCCCGCGAGGTCATCCGCCGGGTCCAGGAGATGCGCAAGGAGCTCGATCTGGACGTCGAGGAGCGGATCGTCCTCGACGTTGAGATCGACGACGACCGCGTCGCCGACCTCGTCGCCGAGCGCGAGGGCCTGCTCCGCGAGGAGGTTCGGGCAGACGAGCTCCGGACCGTCGAGGACGGCCACCGCAAGGAGTGGGAGGTCGAGGGCGTGACGATGGAGATCGCCGTCGAACCGGTTGCGGCGGCGGAAGCCTCGGGCTGA
- a CDS encoding ribose-phosphate diphosphokinase, with protein sequence MIVSGSTSQALAGVLARELEEPLATVEYDRFPDGELLAAAPDVADRDIDRAIVVASTTSSDAHLEVLQLQDAVQEAGADEVVTVLPYMGYGRQDEAFEPGHPVSARAVARAVSTGADRVLTVNPHEDAICDFFEPAATAVDAADRLAEPLPEDLTDPVFLSPDAGAIELAETVRDAYGTGEVDYFEKNRLSGTEVEISPSDVTVADRDVVVADDIIATGSTMSEAVGVLGDRGVGRVFVTCVHPLLARNAVTKLSRAGVESIYGTDTIERQYSAVSVAPSIAAEL encoded by the coding sequence ATGATCGTCAGCGGATCCACCTCACAGGCGCTCGCCGGCGTCCTCGCTCGCGAACTCGAGGAACCGCTCGCTACCGTCGAGTACGACCGGTTTCCCGACGGCGAACTGCTCGCGGCCGCTCCCGACGTCGCCGACCGCGACATCGACCGGGCGATCGTCGTCGCCTCGACGACCTCGAGCGACGCCCATCTCGAGGTGCTCCAGCTCCAGGACGCCGTCCAGGAGGCCGGCGCCGACGAGGTCGTAACCGTCCTGCCGTACATGGGCTACGGCCGCCAGGACGAGGCGTTCGAACCCGGCCACCCGGTCTCCGCGCGGGCGGTCGCCCGCGCCGTCTCGACCGGAGCGGATCGCGTGCTCACCGTCAACCCACATGAGGACGCGATCTGTGACTTTTTCGAGCCCGCTGCGACCGCCGTCGACGCCGCCGATCGGCTGGCCGAACCCCTTCCCGAGGATCTTACGGATCCCGTCTTCCTCTCGCCCGACGCCGGCGCGATCGAGCTCGCCGAGACGGTCCGGGACGCCTACGGAACCGGCGAGGTGGACTACTTCGAGAAGAACCGCCTCTCGGGCACCGAGGTCGAGATTTCGCCCAGCGACGTCACCGTCGCCGACCGGGACGTCGTCGTCGCCGACGACATCATCGCGACGGGGTCGACGATGAGCGAGGCGGTCGGCGTGCTGGGCGACCGGGGGGTCGGCCGGGTGTTCGTCACCTGCGTCCACCCGCTGCTCGCTCGCAACGCCGTCACGAAGCTCTCCCGGGCCGGCGTCGAGTCGATCTACGGCACCGACACGATCGAGCGCCAGTACAGCGCCGTCTCGGTCGCGCCCTCGATTGCGGCCGAGCTGTAG
- a CDS encoding stage II sporulation protein M, producing the protein MNDRRTDDQTVESTDTERSARTEESATERRAPRESEAEDVPSSQPPDRDPQPSGSGPGPSADPGRGWATLAFALALVSLVTAGATAAIHELTVAATGAAVLGIAFAALGAVALTDGSGVAAGLSEGWAEHRLYVWFATALFGGGALLGAALVAAGIDLSELFLELLTEEFGEEEFVDDELAEGGGIELSATFFLVQNTPPFLAAIFGALTLGLVTTIIMVFNGIIVGNIAVVTGLEVGFGPIVALLAPHGIFELPALFIAAGVGFRFLHRAGQRLVGSRESLFTKAYVYRTTLLVAFGWLLLALAAFVEAYLTIVIAEALFPELAEP; encoded by the coding sequence ATGAACGATCGACGGACCGACGACCAAACGGTCGAGTCGACCGACACCGAGCGGTCGGCGCGGACCGAGGAGTCGGCCACCGAGCGACGCGCTCCACGCGAGTCCGAGGCCGAGGACGTCCCCTCGAGCCAGCCGCCGGATCGCGACCCCCAGCCGTCAGGGTCGGGGCCAGGACCGAGCGCCGATCCGGGTCGGGGGTGGGCGACCCTCGCGTTCGCGCTGGCGCTGGTCTCGCTGGTGACGGCGGGAGCGACGGCCGCGATCCACGAGCTGACCGTCGCCGCGACCGGCGCCGCCGTCCTCGGGATCGCGTTCGCCGCACTGGGGGCGGTTGCGCTGACCGACGGCAGCGGCGTGGCCGCGGGGCTGTCGGAGGGGTGGGCCGAACACCGGCTCTACGTCTGGTTCGCGACGGCGCTGTTCGGCGGGGGTGCCCTCCTCGGGGCCGCCCTCGTCGCCGCGGGGATCGACCTCTCGGAGCTGTTCCTCGAGCTCCTGACCGAGGAGTTCGGCGAGGAAGAGTTCGTCGACGACGAGCTCGCCGAGGGCGGCGGGATCGAGCTCTCGGCGACGTTCTTCCTCGTCCAGAACACGCCGCCGTTTCTGGCGGCGATCTTCGGCGCGCTCACGCTCGGGCTGGTGACGACGATCATCATGGTGTTTAACGGGATCATCGTCGGCAACATCGCGGTCGTCACCGGGCTCGAGGTCGGGTTCGGCCCCATCGTTGCCCTGCTTGCCCCCCACGGGATCTTCGAGCTGCCCGCGCTGTTTATCGCCGCCGGCGTCGGCTTCCGGTTTCTCCACCGGGCCGGCCAGCGGCTCGTCGGCTCGCGCGAGTCGCTGTTCACGAAGGCGTACGTCTACCGGACGACGCTGCTGGTCGCGTTCGGCTGGCTGTTGCTCGCGCTGGCGGCGTTCGTCGAGGCGTACCTGACGATCGTCATCGCGGAGGCGCTGTTCCCGGAGCTGGCCGAACCGTAG
- a CDS encoding DUF7530 family protein, translating into MSRTPEYGETWVYESIVGALPGVELSDRLAIGIQFTVFEGALLAVAAVYGLWDAVVPGTVAVLVAAVGSWLMLRYSRSVRALRSPDGYRRVLFGSNIEVVLGVVSFVLLVTYLFVTDPRTSDQPLLTEILGPEPPSLAVALLLLILWDVVYRIGTCWWATVAGLWRAVVYEFGPETTREYARIDGLNVAFAGVQLLFVPFVLDHPILVAALVGHVIAVVAVATLSVLLQRRSRKESDRSIR; encoded by the coding sequence ATGAGCCGGACTCCGGAGTACGGGGAGACGTGGGTCTACGAGAGCATCGTCGGTGCGCTGCCGGGCGTCGAGCTCTCGGACCGGCTCGCGATCGGGATTCAGTTTACCGTCTTCGAGGGCGCCCTGCTGGCCGTCGCGGCCGTCTATGGGCTGTGGGACGCGGTCGTTCCGGGGACCGTCGCCGTCCTCGTCGCGGCGGTCGGCAGCTGGCTCATGCTCCGGTACAGCCGCTCGGTTCGGGCGCTTCGCTCGCCCGACGGCTACCGGCGCGTGCTGTTCGGCTCGAACATTGAGGTCGTCCTCGGGGTGGTATCGTTCGTGCTCCTGGTTACGTACCTGTTCGTCACCGACCCCCGGACCAGCGACCAGCCGTTGCTGACGGAGATCCTCGGTCCCGAGCCGCCGTCGCTGGCGGTCGCCCTGTTACTGCTGATCCTGTGGGACGTCGTCTACCGGATCGGTACCTGCTGGTGGGCGACGGTCGCCGGACTCTGGCGGGCGGTCGTCTACGAGTTCGGCCCCGAAACGACTCGGGAGTACGCCCGCATCGACGGACTCAATGTGGCGTTCGCGGGCGTCCAGCTCCTGTTCGTCCCGTTCGTGCTCGACCACCCGATCCTGGTCGCCGCGCTGGTCGGCCACGTGATCGCCGTCGTCGCGGTGGCGACGCTGTCGGTACTGCTCCAGCGACGGTCCAGGAAGGAGAGCGACCGGTCGATCCGCTAA
- a CDS encoding NAD(P)H-binding protein produces the protein MNVLVTGATGFVGSRLVAALRTLTDHDVTVLVRDAAEYDPPDDGITVAEGDVLEKGSFEDALEGIDAAYYLIHTMGSGDDDLIGQDRRAARNFERAATNAALDRIVYLSGLGDEDEALSEHLASRRLVESELESGSADVTVLRAAIIIGAESASFRIVRQLAKRLPVMVTPRWVHVDCQPIAIDDVIAYLLAVLERPETAGETYEIGGPDVLTYGEMLRTTARITRGWEPVIVPVPVLTPTLSAYWVDLVTDVDPKVAHRLIEGMVNPVVVEDDRLRELVGVDPTPFEDAVRSALAEEGTLDGDTLKSGLPDEGRPLEE, from the coding sequence ATGAACGTCCTCGTAACGGGCGCGACCGGCTTCGTCGGCAGTCGGCTCGTCGCCGCGTTGCGTACGCTGACCGACCACGACGTGACGGTACTCGTTCGGGACGCCGCGGAGTACGATCCGCCCGACGACGGGATCACCGTCGCAGAGGGCGACGTCCTCGAGAAGGGGAGTTTCGAGGACGCCCTCGAGGGGATCGACGCCGCCTACTACCTGATCCACACGATGGGGAGCGGCGACGATGATCTCATCGGGCAGGACCGCCGCGCCGCACGGAACTTCGAACGGGCGGCGACCAACGCCGCCCTCGATCGGATCGTCTACCTCAGCGGGCTGGGCGACGAGGACGAGGCGCTCTCGGAACACCTGGCCTCCCGGCGACTCGTCGAGTCCGAGCTCGAGTCCGGCAGCGCCGACGTGACCGTGCTCCGGGCGGCGATCATCATCGGTGCCGAGAGCGCGAGCTTCCGAATCGTCCGCCAGCTCGCAAAGCGGCTCCCGGTGATGGTGACCCCGCGGTGGGTCCACGTCGACTGCCAGCCGATCGCCATCGACGACGTGATCGCGTACCTGCTCGCCGTCCTCGAGCGTCCCGAGACCGCGGGCGAGACCTACGAGATCGGCGGCCCGGACGTCCTCACCTACGGGGAGATGCTCCGGACGACCGCGAGGATCACGAGGGGCTGGGAGCCGGTGATCGTCCCGGTCCCGGTACTGACGCCGACGCTGTCGGCGTACTGGGTCGACCTCGTGACGGACGTCGACCCGAAGGTCGCCCACCGGCTGATCGAGGGGATGGTCAACCCGGTGGTCGTCGAGGACGACCGGCTGCGGGAGCTCGTCGGCGTCGATCCGACGCCGTTCGAAGACGCCGTCCGCAGCGCGCTCGCCGAGGAGGGAACCCTCGACGGGGACACTCTCAAGAGCGGGCTGCCCGACGAGGGGCGCCCGCTCGAGGAATGA
- a CDS encoding DUF7561 family protein, which translates to MARDTCDGCGRTVTVAGGIANLWTFGEDDGSEGTAMTLEFENGSDHLLCYPCIAALPDEPTDADVARLEQVDEETSRLESS; encoded by the coding sequence ATGGCGCGGGATACCTGCGACGGCTGCGGCCGAACGGTGACGGTCGCCGGCGGCATCGCCAACCTCTGGACGTTCGGCGAGGACGACGGCAGCGAGGGGACTGCGATGACCCTGGAGTTCGAGAACGGCTCGGACCATCTGTTGTGTTACCCGTGTATCGCGGCGTTGCCCGACGAGCCGACCGACGCGGACGTCGCGCGGCTGGAACAGGTCGACGAGGAAACGTCGCGACTCGAGTCGAGTTGA
- a CDS encoding phosphotransferase family protein, with the protein MASDAVARIVEDALGAELRASSRPDQGSVAETVVLELADEPGRAVCKRGGASVWTGDVIEPSVVARVGRETPLPVPDVLASGTLAGGPDEPTNRWALYEFLPGRNPGLEYATLEPAVRRRLVREAGELLGRLHATSSLAFDRVCGLAREDGRLRPREPTGWHAMDPGPVLDGLPVPLAGDPDCRPVLTHGDYQPSNLLVEDDGSIVGVLDWGNAHVTHAEYALARAEARFVDVHARALDRDERARLRTAFRTGYAREARLEPDATRRLRTYKLLWLAQSAANYGRIARDARGRRQLRRQWRRLLEG; encoded by the coding sequence ATGGCATCCGACGCGGTCGCCCGCATCGTCGAGGACGCCCTCGGTGCCGAACTGCGCGCGAGCAGCCGTCCCGACCAGGGGTCGGTCGCCGAGACGGTCGTTCTCGAACTCGCCGACGAGCCCGGGCGCGCGGTCTGCAAGCGCGGCGGCGCCAGCGTCTGGACGGGTGACGTGATCGAGCCGTCCGTCGTCGCTCGTGTCGGTCGCGAGACCCCGCTCCCGGTCCCCGACGTCCTCGCGTCGGGGACGCTCGCGGGCGGCCCCGACGAGCCGACGAACCGGTGGGCCCTCTACGAGTTCCTGCCGGGACGGAATCCGGGACTCGAGTACGCGACCCTCGAGCCCGCCGTTCGCCGACGCCTCGTCCGGGAGGCCGGCGAGCTGCTCGGCCGACTCCACGCGACGTCCTCGCTCGCGTTCGACCGCGTCTGCGGGCTCGCCCGCGAGGACGGGCGGCTTCGACCGCGCGAGCCCACAGGTTGGCACGCGATGGATCCGGGACCGGTGCTCGACGGGCTCCCGGTTCCACTCGCCGGGGATCCGGACTGTCGCCCGGTGTTGACCCACGGCGACTACCAGCCCTCGAACCTGCTGGTCGAGGACGACGGATCGATCGTCGGCGTCCTCGACTGGGGGAACGCCCACGTCACCCACGCCGAGTACGCGCTGGCCCGCGCCGAGGCCCGGTTTGTCGACGTGCACGCCCGAGCTCTCGATCGCGACGAACGCGCGCGACTCCGGACTGCGTTCCGGACCGGATACGCTCGCGAGGCTCGCCTCGAACCGGACGCGACGCGTCGACTCCGAACCTACAAGCTGCTCTGGCTCGCCCAGTCGGCGGCGAACTACGGGCGAATCGCTCGCGACGCCCGGGGGCGACGACAGCTGCGACGCCAGTGGCGGCGGCTGCTCGAAGGGTAG